Part of the Citrobacter sp. Marseille-Q6884 genome, GCAGTAACTTCGGCAGACGCAGTACGCCGCCGCTGTCGGGGACGATCCCCAGTTTGGCTTCCGGCAGCGCAAAGCTGGCGTTTTCGGCACAGACAATAAAATCTGCCGCCAGTGCCAGTTCGAAGCCACCGCCGAAGGCATAGCCGTTTACTGCAGCAATGACCGGCTTGTTGAGGTCGAAAATCTCAGTTAAACCGGCAAAGCCGCCGGGACCAAAATCGGCGTCAGGCGCTTCACCTTCTGCCGCGGCTTTTAAATCCCAGCCAGCGGAAAAGAATTTCTCGCCACCGCCTGTAATAATCGCCACGCGTAATTCTGGGTCGTCGCGGAAATGAAGAAAGGCTTCTCCCATTGCAAAGCTGGTTTTGGCATCGATGGCATTTGCTTTTGGTCTGTCCAGCGTAATTTCCAGGATCGGGCCATTGCGGGTCAGATGTAATGATTCACTCATAGTGCATCTCCAAAAAAATAGGTTGCCCGGCAGGTTTATTCTCTGCCAGAGAGGTTATTTCAGATTTTTTTTAATTATTTTCCCTGAACAATTACGCGGCAGGTCGGTTCTTATCTCCATATAAGAGGGAACCTTGAATTTCGCCATATTGTGTTCGCAGAAAGTAAAGAATTCTGCTTCGCTTAATGTTTCACCTTCATTCAGGACGATAAACGCTTTAATGGCTTCATCACGGATAGCGTCTTTTATACCGATAACGACAATGTCCTGAATTTTAGGGTGCGCAGCGATGATATTTTCCAGTTCGACACAGGAAACATTTTCTCCACCGCGTTTAATCATGTTGCAAC contains:
- the caiD gene encoding crotonobetainyl-CoA hydratase, giving the protein MSESLHLTRNGPILEITLDRPKANAIDAKTSFAMGEAFLHFRDDPELRVAIITGGGEKFFSAGWDLKAAAEGEAPDADFGPGGFAGLTEIFDLNKPVIAAVNGYAFGGGFELALAADFIVCAENASFALPEAKLGIVPDSGGVLRLPKLLPPAIVNEMVMTGRRMNAEEALRWGIVNRVVSQNELMASARELAQQLVNSAPLAIAALKEIYRATSEMPVEEGYRYIRSGVLKHYPSVLHSEDALEGPQAFAEKRDPVWKGR